The DNA segment GAGGAACAAGACGCCCAAAAATTCAATCAATATTTCGATTGGTCAGAACCTTTGACAAAAGCACCTTCGCATAGATTATTGGCGATGTTGCGTGCCGAAAATGAAGGTTTCATCAAGTTTAAAGTAGAAGTAGATATTGACGAAGCCTATGATATTATTGACGAATTGGTTTTGAAAGGGCAAAGTCCAGCCACGCCACACGTACAATTAGCGATTGAAGACAGTTATAAAAGATTGCTGAACCCTGCCATTTCAAACGAAGCTTTGCAAGAAGCAAAAGCCAAGGCTGATGCCAATTCGATTCAGGTTTTTGCCAATAATTTGGGTCAATTACTGTTGGCGCCACCTTTGGGCGAAAAACGAATTTTGGCAATCGATCCGGGATTTCGTTCGGGCTGTAAAATAGTTTGTCTAGACGAGAAAGGCGATTTGTTGTACAACGAAACCATTTATCCGCATGCGCCACAAAACGAAACGGCAATGGCGATGAAAAAGATAAAATCGATGGTCAATGCCTATAGCATTGATGCGATTTCAATTGGAAACGGAACGGCTTCACGCGAAACTGAATTTTTTATCAAGAAAATTGCATTTGACAAGCCTGTGCAGGTTTTCATCGTTTCAGAAGCGGGTGCATCGGTATATTCCGCTTCGAAAATTGCGAGAGAAGAGTTTCCAAATTATGATGTTACGGTTCGTGGTTCGGTTTCTATCGGAAGACGATTGTCGGATCCTTTGGCTGAATTGGTAAAAATTGACCCGAAAGCAATAGGAGTGGGGCAATACCAACACGATGTGGATCAAACCAAACTCAAGGAAGAATTGGACAATACCGTGATTCGTTGCGTGAATTCCGTTGGGATAAACATCAATACGGCGAGCAAGCATTTGTTGGGTTACGTGAGTGGAATAGGAGAGAAGCTGGCCGAAAACATCGTGCAATACCGTTCGGAAAACGGACCTTTTGAAGACCGAAAACAATTGAAAAAAGTGCCTCGATTAGGAGAAAAAGCCTATCAACAAGGTGTCGCTTTCATCCGAATTTCGAATGCCAAAAACCCGTTGGATAATTCTGCCGTGCATCCCGAAGCTTATGGCATAGTCGAGAAAATGGCGAAAGATTTAAAACTTTCGGTAAATGATTTGATTGCCAATAAAGAAAAAACAGCTTTGATTAAAGCCGAAAATTACATCACGCCCGAAATAGGTTTATTAACACTTAAAGACATTATCAAAGAACTCGAAAAACCAGGATTAGATCCCAGAAAATCAGCTAAAGTTTTCGAATTTGACCCGAATGTAAAAACAATCAAAGACTTGAAAACCGGAATGATTTTACCTGGAATTGTGAATAACATTACCAATTTTGGTTGCTTTGTCGATATTGGTTTGAAAGAAAGCGGCTTGGTTCACATTTCCCAACTCAAAGCCGGTTTTGTGAGCGATGTGAATGAGGTGGTCAAACTGCACCAGCACGTTGAGGTAAAAGTAACCGAGGTGGATGAGGACAGGAAGAGAATTCAGTTGACGATGGTTTTGTAAAAGCAAAAATCCCAAATTATATTGTAATTTGGGATTTTATTAGTTTAGGGCAATCTATTCTAAAATCACTTTTTTAGTAATGCTTTTTTGGTTGTTTATAACTTTTACTAAATAGACGCCAGCAGCTTTTCCTGCTAAATTTATTTCACTTTTTTCAGCAGTTGTTTTTTGTTTGGAAACAATAGTTCCTTGGGGAGAAATCACTATAATTTCGAATTCTTTTGGAGCTGTAACTGTAAAAATTCCTTTGCTTGGATTTGGATATACCGAAATAACATCATCGGAAGCAGTAAAATCAGCAGTTTTTAAAACTGCTGTTGGAGGTAAATAAAAATTACCAGTCAAGGCCAATAAATATAGCGTTTTTAAGGTGTGATTAAAATAGCTATTGGGCTCATTTAAGTTTTT comes from the Flavobacterium limnophilum genome and includes:
- a CDS encoding Tex family protein, with protein sequence MTNIQFIAKFVNTAAINIQNTVQLLEEDCTIPFISRYRKDKTGNLDEVQIEQIAKLQKDYEVIVKRKEAILKSIEEQNALTPELDKKIQQSFDLQELEDFYLPFKKKKKTKADVAREKGLEPLAKIMMAQNNDDVDFIATKYLNDNVINEDAALQGARDIIAEWINENIYVRKQLRRLFQRKATITTKVVKTKKEEQDAQKFNQYFDWSEPLTKAPSHRLLAMLRAENEGFIKFKVEVDIDEAYDIIDELVLKGQSPATPHVQLAIEDSYKRLLNPAISNEALQEAKAKADANSIQVFANNLGQLLLAPPLGEKRILAIDPGFRSGCKIVCLDEKGDLLYNETIYPHAPQNETAMAMKKIKSMVNAYSIDAISIGNGTASRETEFFIKKIAFDKPVQVFIVSEAGASVYSASKIAREEFPNYDVTVRGSVSIGRRLSDPLAELVKIDPKAIGVGQYQHDVDQTKLKEELDNTVIRCVNSVGININTASKHLLGYVSGIGEKLAENIVQYRSENGPFEDRKQLKKVPRLGEKAYQQGVAFIRISNAKNPLDNSAVHPEAYGIVEKMAKDLKLSVNDLIANKEKTALIKAENYITPEIGLLTLKDIIKELEKPGLDPRKSAKVFEFDPNVKTIKDLKTGMILPGIVNNITNFGCFVDIGLKESGLVHISQLKAGFVSDVNEVVKLHQHVEVKVTEVDEDRKRIQLTMVL